TTCTCGGTGCCGCGGGGGGCGGTCGCGCTCGAGAGCGGCGGCGAGGGCCTCGTCCGCTTCCTGTCGTCGGAGCACGGCAGCCGCTCGTTCTGCCGGCGCTGCGGGACCTCGCTCTTCTGCGAGAACGACGCCCACCCAGACCGCACCGAGATCCCGCTGGGCACCGTCGACGGGCCGATCGACCGCGCGCCGCAGGCGCACGTGTTCTTCGACTCGGGCGCGGACTGGGTCGCGATCGCGGACGAGCTGCCGCGACTGGGCGGCGCGACCGGACTGGAGCCGCTGAAGAAGGAGCGCTAGCGGAGCTGGCCCGGGTCGCAGTGGAAGCGCTCCTCGACGATCCGCTGGCCGCGCCAGGTCTGCAGGCGACCTCTTCGAACACGCGCGTC
Above is a window of Myxococcota bacterium DNA encoding:
- a CDS encoding GFA family protein, giving the protein MEKITGHCLCGSIRFSARLPSLFCVHCHCSMCRRNHGAGYVTWFSVPRGAVALESGGEGLVRFLSSEHGSRSFCRRCGTSLFCENDAHPDRTEIPLGTVDGPIDRAPQAHVFFDSGADWVAIADELPRLGGATGLEPLKKER